GCGATCACTGTGAGGGAGAACAACATCGCCTTCAACAATATCTTTCAAACAAATAACACTTTGTACTAACTTGAGTGACGCTCATTGAAACGTTGGATCCGGAGGAACATCAGAATCTGTAatcaaaaattgtattttacctTTTAACCGTGACGGGTTTCAAGTGGCGATAGCGCGAAGTAAACCGGCAAACAAACCCGTCTACGTCATTTGACCTTGCGGTGAATTGCACGAAAAGGAGAAGAAACACCAGCCGTTCTtcacatttcaacaggtaagttgACTCCAAACTAGAAGCGGTGAAACGACATCGCTAACATGACGCTGCTTCATGAATGGACGTTTCTGTTACCAGATTAATAGCACAGGTGCGAAATGGGGCTAACCATTTTGTTGGGCTAAATTACTGAaagacaacccaaccaaacGTTGCGTAGATCCAGCCGTTCCAAATGTCTTCCGCAAACCTGatgatggaggtttggttccCAGTCTGTGCCTTTAGAAGTGGCTACTACACCACTGGCTGTCTTgcgatttttactttttacaaacATTCTGAAAAGATCGATTGACAAACAAGCCTTCACACACAAATTCACACCAATTGATCATTTAGAGTCGTCCGTGAAGCTAGCGTGCATTATTTGGGAATGTGCGAAAAGCCAGCATGCGGACCGTGCTGATGTTTTTCCTGCTCTGTTTTTTCGGGGGGGTTTTGAATGCAGCAATTGACTACATGATTTTGATTAAGGCCACCGGAGCAGCAATTTcttcaatgcatttttttggacgGCGTTGTGTTTTTGCCTGCAGTTTGTCCTTTTCACCCACACGTAATTCGAACGTCAGCGTGAGGTCTGGAGGTCTTGGCTTCGATGCCGTCGTGCCGTTTTCTCCGACAAGAGGGAATAACGTGACTAAAGAAATAATTCTGTGAGCATTCTGAATGAGGCCGGCATCCTCATGGTGTTTCATTGCTTCGGGGGGGGTTTGGGCATCAAAACCACAAGAATTACAAAACAAACCGActtgaaaagcatttttttttttttttttttttttttccaaaaccgTGCATTGCTTCGGGAACACGAGTCATTGTCTCTTGTAAACATCATGTGACCTCCACCAGAGCATTAAAAACAGTTGACCACCTGTGGCGCGGTAGCACTCGAGAAGGACATGTACATGAAGCAAATACACTATGCGACATTATGGATTTTCCTTAACAGGCTTAAGAGAGCTCATATGAaagttcagtgttttttttttttttttgttctctgttGTAAGAGGACGTAGTGTATGTACTCACAGGTGCACACTGACGTCTGCATCTATTTTATGTATGCATCTATTTGCACGCTCCGGCCATATCGAAGGCATAAATCATTCTTGCATAACTCCTGCTGCGTAAGCTCCCTCGGCATGAATATGAATGCGGTCATTGTCGAACGCTGCGCACGCAAGCCGTGGCGATTATTTTCATGTGACAGCCTTGACCAACCACCTTGATTGagagatgtttttatttgttgctgTCGTCCACTTTGAGAGTTTCTATTTGTGTTGCTACTTTATGGTGTATTACTAAATCAATTCTGTTCATTTCAGAGCAAAAGCTAGTTTCACATAACAACATGAAATCTGGTACCATGTCTATCATGCTAAAtgtaaatccatttttttttttttttttaaaaagtctcaGGAACCCATGCTTCAAAAGACACAAGAAGCCAGCCACTGGGTCCTTTTAATCGTCACGGTTACGCTAAATTGTGAAAATTTGCGAGTGTCCGTTCACCGCTGCTCACAGCTTTCGTTTTATTAGCTCAATATTGGCCCGGTTTATTCTAATCTCAAAATGCGATTACAGTATTGCTCACGTACGAGGCACAATCAAAGAAGCATCGTCATATATTATACATCGTGTCACGTGCGCTCTTCTGGCCGATGACGGCAATTCGAGCTGAGAGAGGAGTGAGTCAGCCCTTTCAGTTTCAGCTGGAGAACGTCACGGTCATTTCTTTCATATCCACATTCACAGTGTTCCGTCGTTTGACATTTCTGTCAGACGGCTGGGCCCCACtgcaatgcacacaaaaaataataataacaataataatgaaatggGAATTGTAATACTTAATTTATGACTAAGAAGATGTGCTAAGAGAGCAGGAAAATTTTACTCGGCAAGATTTCTTTTTGTATCTCCAAGGGCTCCATTATTGGTAAAAGGGATATTTTCCAGTGGGAGTGAAGGTCATTCAAAAAGCAGGCTGGGcaatttgttatgtttttttggggttttttttttttaagctaaccTTCTCATAGCTAGCTTCGCAACCCTAAcaaattaggttttttttgtcattgttttcagcTTAAGTTAACAGTGATCAGTCACGTTTCTGTTTGCCTGTTctttacaaacaaaatgaaatggtcTATAGAATTATGGTTGTTCTAAACTTAAACTTAAGTTACTTTATAAGCCACTGAAAACATACACAACACTCCCAAAttccaaacacaaatattgtcaaaaatggtcaaaataccaAAAAGTccagtgttttttgtgtgtatgtgtgtggtttttttttgcggggggtcTATTATTTTCTTCCTGAGCTGTATTTGACTTAAAAACAGCCTCAACATGATTCTCGCCAATTCTTGTGTGTTCGGGGGCCGCTGGTTGTCACGGTTACAGTGCTAGCACTTGCTCGCGGTGACGCGCGCTTCCGTTCCCGATACGATCGATAAAGCTCACCGTGTGCTCTGTGGATACGGCGTCACCTCAGGATGACTGAAAACAATGTGgcattttccacacatttggGGCAGTGCCAAAAAAGCTTAGAgttcatgtttagtttttttacacTATACTACGATATTAAACGCCAACTATAGTGGTTCATTCTATTAATGTCTCCAAAGTAATTGTCTTTGCCATGATTGTACATTGGATAGATTTGTtcacaatggggggggggaatgaattTACATACGGTATctttaaatgcacatttttgtcatttttttgactgttttgtttttttgatatCATGTGAGTGACACCAATTACCTTAATTGTTTAATGTTGTTAAATAGATATTCAGTGCCTCAAGCCAACACCTGACCAGAAAGATAGATCGAAGGTCTGCTGCTTCTAAAAGGAAAATaatgtttcatttctttccattcATACAAATGTATATGCATCTATAATATTTGAAGTATTTAGCTGAGGGCCAGCATTATGCATTTCGAGCCATTTAGGCTCGATCATGTCGCCCACTTCAATGTGACATTTTGGCTAGAATGCAGCGCTAGAAATCGCGCGGCGATGTTCATCAGCGCCTAATGACGCCCTCGCCGATCGTCTGGCGTCCTTCACGCGCATTATCCCGCCACTGCACGGCCATTATGCTAACGTAACCCCTGACTCGGGACTCCATTTTTACCGCGACCGCCGGCTTGTCATGTTGGCGATGGCGCTCGCTGCTGTCAAGTGCTGCTTGATCTTTTGGCGGAGATAATCATCACGCCTCGCAGCGCGCCGACTCGGAGCAGCAAAAGCTCTCACCGTAAAAGCTCGCGTACGTCTCAGCCGGTGACGGTTACGGCTCGTAAACAGTACGTTTTACACAACTTGCCGTTCTCTAAAAAGGTGCTGAACCGCAAAATTCTTAAAGGTTTGGCCAATACAGTTCCTGGTTCGATTCAAATTGGTATGCTGTTcgcattttgacatcatgataCCGAGACGACACCTAAAAATTGAGGCTTGAAACCCATTGCGAATGTTGCCGTTCAAGCTCCTTGTTGTGCAAAAAGCagtgaaacactgaacagttgcaCGTGCATTCAAACGTTTACAGAAGCTCAATTTAGGGTCACCCGTAAAGGTCACCGTGCATTTTGGTGTTTGCAATGCCTTTCTGCACCTCGCTTTGATAGAAAACAAACTTTGCCCCAAAGTAATCTCATCAAGTTGGGTTTGTACAAATGCCCAACATGTCTTCGAACAGAAGAAACATTTATATTCAGGGACAACCAACCGTTAACGAACCTCTGAAACATTAGTTGACTGATTAAGAGATGTGCCCCGATAGCGTATGGCGTTCATGGCGTCTGTGCGGAAGAAGTCAAGATGCTACTTCCCATTTTGTGCTTGATTCGAAGAGCAAACAGGCCTCAATGAAGACAcgtctgtgcgtgcgtgcgtgcgtgcgtgcgtgcgtgcgtgcgtgggcgcGCGTGTGCCTGAATTGTTTGAGAAAGTCAGGAGGCGTCACTCAAGGTTTCCTTTCAACGTTAGTGGCATGCTAAACAACTGTGTGTTGTCATGGCGACTGCAGCACCCTcaatgcacacgcacacactaagcacattatatatttatttttacttcccctctggattttttgtttcaattgaattgtacaGGTTTTATGTCACATAAGGGTGAAAAaggtttgaaataatttatgttGGTTTCATTTTTCATGTCACCAAAACCCAGCGttggaacaggggtgtgtagaatttttatatccacagtaattttgtataagtgcaaaaaaataataattcagtccaaaaaaaaataattcattttggccgcttgtatccggtaCCTGcacggggcccggccgggcacaggcCAAAAGGGTAGCGTGggccccccttcccatgggctcaccacctgtgggaggggtcatAGGGGTCCGGTGGCCGAAGGCgtggaccttggcgatctgatcccagGCTACGCTTCGTGGCCACTCCatttagcaaagcaaagcaaatttatttaaatagcgcatttcatacacaaggtaactcaatctgctttacatgattaaaagcatttcaaaacaaagggaaaacaattgcttataaacatttaaaacaaagagagagaaaaaacatttgataaattaaaaatacaattaaaacagcatacagtgcaagaaacatCATGTAAAAGTTTAAATACTCTAAAAGCATTGGGGGGGGAGAAGAGTTttaaacctggacttaaaaaaatgcatacttgGGCTGACGTCACCGCCATATGCTGGTCCCCCTTTTGTTTTGGActctactgggtttatatcccattagcatttcattcatgtattcaggacctaaccCGTctagtagcagaactttaaaatctattctaaagctgactggaagctagtgtaaagactttagaattggagtaatgtgctctgatctctttgttttggtcagaacccgagccgcagcattctgaatgagctgcagcttatttaatgttctttttagggagtccattCAGAAGACCATGACAAtggtcaagtctacttgagataaaagcatggatgagcttctcctggtctgcttggcacatgcaagccttcactctggatatgttcttcagatggtcgaaagcagttttagtcattgatttgatatgactgttgaaagtcaggtcggtcTATCAGTCTATCggtctatcagaacaccaaggtttcggacttggtctttggtatttaaagagagtgactccaggcaTTTACTCagagcaatcctcttttctttattgccaaaaacaattatctcagttttgttgtggtttaatggAAGAAAAccttggctcatccagatatttatctgttttagacagtgacacaacacctcaattgaacttcGGTCATTTGGAGACACTGCTAGCTATAAccgtgtgtcatctgcatagctatgatagtcaaaattaaagttctgaagaatttgacccaagggtagcatatacaggctgaacaggaggggtccaagaattcacccttgagggaccccataggtcattgtcattcgatgagattgaacacttccaatggttacaaaataactcctttccacCAGGTAGGACCTGCACCATTTAAGGACCGTttcatttagtcctacccacgtttccaacctgttcagctgTATATTATCATCTAGCGTATCAAATGccacactgaggtccaacaagaccagaattgaaaCCTTTCctaagtcagtattcaaccttataccatttagcactttgataagagcagattctgtactgtgatgagttcggaaccctaattgaaatttgtcaaaaggtCCATTTAAGTCCAAGAAATTGCGTGAGTTGGTTCAAAATAagtttctcaacaatcttggttatgaaagggagatttgagatgggtcgaggcttaatggcagctactttaagagctttaggaaactcgcctgactgaagtgagcaattgattatttgcggcaaatcagctagcacagacttcgcaatatctttgaaaaagtcagcaTGTCAAAAAGACATTCTTTGAAAAATAAGATActttttgttcttgaaaaaaatggactttATTCCTGTCAGaaacttttgtttaaaaaaaagtaccttgaaaaaaaaaaaaaaaaatactccttaTGTTCTTGAACAAACTAGGATTTTATTCCTACAATTtttgtttcaagaaaaaaaacctacctTACTCATTCCAGAATGTCCGATTTAAGTGACGATACGTCACAATCAgcgcttttaattggcccaaagttATGGTTGGGGGGAATAATTAGTTtagtatattttgttttattgttatgtAGGTCCCCATATGTAGGTATGCACTTCTTTAAATGTTCACAAATAGTTTATTGCAAACTATTTTGCGGACTCCAAGCTATGGCTGACgggatgtattttattatatcatCATTGCAATAGCTGAAAAACAACCTGCCCGGCGCTAACACGTCTCCCGACGAGTCCAACCTCCAACCGGTTGACGTACGCACAATAAGAGGACTCAGTGATAACCTGACCTTAAGGACGACTCATGTGTTTGATTGCTCGTAGTGACCAACTTTGTTAGTCAGTTCTACATTTTCTGTAAGCAAAACTTGCTcgtatatacatttttgttgtgtaaCTCATCTTAACCGAACTGAATCTCTAGACCTCATTAAACCTCCTCGCAACTTTTGTTTGCATCCTCAAATGCTGCTTGACTTTCATGACGGCGAGAGTTTGGTGATACTGCACAAGGAAGACGCAGCGAACGTTTGACTAAGCACTCGTCTTTCAAGGCCCTTTTCTCAAGCCGTTGCGTGAGGAACGTTCTTCCCCCGCGCAGCCTTGAAGAATGCGGAGGTCTTTATTCGACGAGCCTCTGCCCTCGCCGACGACTTTGGCGCAGAGACTGCAGATTTTGTCAATGCTGTTCGGcggcttcttctttttcttcatcgcGATTTTGAGTCTTCACGTGCTTAGCAACAATATTTGCATCTGCTTGTTTTTCCCCTCAATCTCTTCATTCATGAACATTCTCTCTATTGCCGGCCCACCTCACAGCTGCTCCACCAGCCAATGGGAAAGAAGAGCACTGAGagcagtgcatgtgtgtgtgtgtgtgtgtgtgtgtgtgtgtgtgtgtgtgtggaaggaAGAGGGGCATATAATAGCGGCGAGTAAACGAGAGGGTCGGCCCTCCCTGCACTTGCTCGCCAAGCTCACTCTGGTCGAGTGAGGAACAACCTCGGAGGAGATTGTTCGGCGAGGTTAGGGGGCAAACAGAAAGCGGCCCTCTTAAAAATGGGGTCTGCGGAGAGTTTTTAAGAAGAGGAAGGAATCATGAACGGCACGGGGCAGGAAGGTCTGATCCCGGGCTACCGCAACCGCAGCCAAACGTCGCTCCCCAAAGAGGACCCGCAGGTTCCCGAGCGGGATTCTTCGGCGGGATGTTATGACCAGCTGCTGATCTCCACTGAGGTCTTCCTGACTCTGGGCATCATCAGCTTGCTGGAGAACGTCCTGGTGGTTTTGGCCGTCGTCAAGAACAAGAACCTGCACTCGCCCATGTACTTCTTCATCTGCAGCCTGGCCGTGGCTGACATGCTGGTGAGTGCCTCCAACGCCTCGGAAACCATCGTCATCGCGCTCATCAAAGGCGGCACGCTGAACATCCCGGTGCAGCTCATCAAGTGCATGGACAACGTCTTCGACTCCATGATCTGCAGCTCGCTGCTGGCGTCCATCTGCAGCCTGCTGGCCATCGCCGTCGACCGTTACATCACCATCTTCTACGCGCTGCGCTACCACAACATCGTCACCCTGAGGAGAGCCACGCTGGTCATCGGCAGCATCTGGAC
The genomic region above belongs to Phycodurus eques isolate BA_2022a chromosome 21, UOR_Pequ_1.1, whole genome shotgun sequence and contains:
- the mc4r gene encoding melanocortin receptor 4, with the protein product MNGTGQEGLIPGYRNRSQTSLPKEDPQVPERDSSAGCYDQLLISTEVFLTLGIISLLENVLVVLAVVKNKNLHSPMYFFICSLAVADMLVSASNASETIVIALIKGGTLNIPVQLIKCMDNVFDSMICSSLLASICSLLAIAVDRYITIFYALRYHNIVTLRRATLVIGSIWTCCVASGVLFIIYSESTTVLVCLIGMFFTMLVLMASLYVHMFLLARLHMKRIAGLPGQAPVQQRANMKGAITLTILLGVFVVCWAPFFLHLVLMISCPRNPYCTCFMSHFNMYLILIMCNSVIDPIIYAFRSQEMRKTFREMIFCSNTLVCM